In Desulfovibrio sp. X2, a single window of DNA contains:
- a CDS encoding sulfite exporter TauE/SafE family protein, with protein MHLDSLFLVALQSSLALGLVHGVNPCGHSWVVLAPFVACERSGRRVAWLTAAFSGGTAVACLLIGLTLGAVAGGLPPHFRQIMDLATAVILVAIGAVLLVRPTLLHSHDHCEPHACATDDHDHEDHHDHDHDHEHHHGHHHHHEHGLDAFKQRLARFGALGLFTVGLVNMIVPCPTVAIMYSYALKSGDPLRATLVFAAYALGTALALAGVIWALHSMARFARNLDRPWIEPLIMRVVGLVTVAFGIYSYLGEYTV; from the coding sequence ATGCACCTGGATTCCCTGTTTCTCGTGGCCCTGCAAAGCTCCCTGGCCCTCGGCCTGGTGCACGGCGTGAACCCGTGCGGCCATTCCTGGGTGGTTCTGGCGCCCTTCGTGGCCTGCGAGCGCAGCGGCAGGCGCGTGGCCTGGCTCACGGCCGCCTTCTCCGGCGGCACTGCCGTGGCCTGCCTGCTCATCGGCCTGACGCTCGGCGCAGTGGCGGGCGGCCTGCCGCCCCATTTCCGGCAAATCATGGACCTCGCGACAGCGGTCATCCTGGTGGCCATCGGCGCCGTCCTGCTCGTGCGGCCCACGCTGCTCCATTCGCACGACCACTGCGAGCCGCACGCCTGCGCCACGGACGACCACGACCACGAGGACCATCACGACCATGATCACGATCATGAACATCATCACGGACACCATCACCACCACGAGCACGGCCTGGACGCCTTCAAGCAGCGCCTGGCGCGCTTCGGCGCGCTCGGGCTGTTCACCGTGGGGCTCGTGAACATGATCGTGCCCTGCCCCACCGTGGCCATCATGTATTCCTACGCCCTGAAGTCCGGCGACCCGCTGCGCGCCACCCTTGTCTTCGCGGCCTACGCCCTGGGCACCGCGCTCGCGCTGGCCGGGGTCATCTGGGCCCTGCACAGCATGGCCCGCTTCGCCCGCAACCTGGACAGGCCCTGGATCGAGCCGCTGATCATGCGCGTCGTGGGCCTGGTCACCGTGGCCTTCGGCATCTATTCCTATCTGGGAGAATATACAGTATGA